ACGCCACCGGGAGCTACACCCCGGCCTGGCTCGCCGCCCCCGTCCTGTGCCTCGCGGCCGTACCGCTGCTCCTCGCCGCAGCCCGCGGGGGCCGGGCGTCAGGCTAGACGAAGATGTCCAGCGGCAGCAGGGCGCTCACCAGCAGGTTCGGCACGTCCACCGTCTGGCTGATGCGCAGGTCCACCGCCACGCTGCACAGGGCATAGGCCTGCTGGCGGTCGAAGCCTCGGGTCTCGAGGTGACCGATCATGTTCAACAGCGCGTTGCGGGCCGCCAGCGTAAGGTCCTCGCTGCGGTTGGCCCCGCCGCTCTCCACACAGATGCCGGTGGTGGCGTAGAAGCGCCGCGGGGCGGCGAGCTCCGGCGCGGTGAAGTAGGTGTCGCGGAAGAACTGCAGGTCCCTTATCCCCCGGCGGGCGGCCTCGCCCTTGCGCAGCCCGAAGCGCACCCGTACCCGCGAGCGCATCTCTATGGCCGTCCCGCAGGCCTCACAGTCGCCCTGGGCGAAGTGGACGTCCCCCGTGGAGACCAGCGCGCCCTCCACGTGCACCGGAATCAGCATGGTCGTCCCCGGAGAGAACTGCTTGATGTCTATGTTCCCGGCGTTCTCCCGCGGCGGCACCGTCCTAAGACCTTCGGAGGCCACCGGCTCACCGGCGGGTACCGCCCCGTCCGGATCGGGGGGAAGGGCGAAGCCTCCCCGCTGCGCGGCCTCCGCCTCCCGCTCGGCCGCCCGGCGGCGCAGCTCCGCGCTCGGCGCCACCCCGAAGACGCCCGGATGGGGGTTGTAGCGGATGCGCACCCCCGGCAGCTGCTCGGACTCCGCGTAGCCCTCGTGCAGCCGCCAGTGGACGATGTACGGCTCCGGGAAGTGATCGCGCAGAAAACCGAAGCCCGGGACCTCCACGGTGTAGCCCCAGCCCTCCCAGGGATCCGCCTCGATACCCACGAGCTCGACCTCCAGGAGGTCTCCGGGCTCGGCCCCCTTCACGTACACCGGTCCGGTCAGCGGGTGCACCGGCCCCAGGTCCAGACTCCCCACGTCTTGGCCGGTGGAGGCCGGGCCGAGCTGTCCGTCGAAGGCGTCGCGGGTCTCGTAGACGACCAGATCCCCGGGCTCCACCTCGAGTACGGGCTCAAGCGCCTCGTGCCACCTGTTGTGCCCCCGGTCCGGCTCCTCCGCAAGCGGCCGCGACGGGTCTATCTCGACGACGTGCTCCCTCACCTGCATCCCTCCCTGCCAGGCTCTCCGAAACCGACAACGGTCATTCTCCACCATGCGGCCGCCCCCGCGCCACATCCCGGGAGCCCGCGCGGTAAAAAATCTAATAGAATCCCCGATGAGCAGCGCGAGGAGGAGAGGCCCTGGCAGGAGGCGACGAGATAACCCGTCTCTGGGTGCGGAGGCTGCTGCCGGCAGCCGTGCTCATCTCCGTGCTCATCGGCTGGCTCAGGTTCGAAGGGGAGAGAGCCGGGCTCTACGGCACGACCACCGGCGTCGTGATGATGACCGCCGCGAACATCCTGGTCGTCTTGGCGCTGATGCTGTGGGGAGCCCGGATGCTGCGGCGCGTTGAGCGCGGCCGGACCGCGGCGGAGGAGAACTACCGCTCCATCTACGAGAACGCGGTGGAGGGCATCTTCCAGAGCACCCCGGAGGGAAAACTCATCACCGCCAACCCCGCCATGGCACGCATGTTCGGCTACGGCTCCCCCCGGGAGATGGTCTCGGAGATGACCGACCTCGGCAGCCAGCTCTGGGAAAAGCCGGAAGACAGGGAACGCTTCGTGGAGAAGCTCCGACGGGAGGGCTCCGTCTCCGGGTTCGAGGCCCGGCTGCGGCGGAGGGACGGGAGCCCGCTGTGGGCCTCCCTCAGCGGGCGCGCGGTCACCGATGGCGAGGGCCGGGTGGTGCGTCTGGAGGGCGCGGTGCAGGACATCAGCTGGCGCAAGCGGCAGGAGGAGGCCCTGGAGGAGAGCCGCCGGCAGTTCAGGGATCTCTTCGAGCGCTCCGTGGACGCCCTGCTGATACACGACGGCGAGGGCAACATCGCGGACTGCAACGCCGAAGCCTGCCGCAGTCTGGGCTACAGCAGAGAAGAGCTGCTGCGGATGAACGTCAGGGACTTCGCCACGAACCTCGTCCGCAGGGACCACAGACCCCCCGGGGAGCCCACGCTGTGGGAGCGGGCGCTCTCCGGAGATCCCGGGGTGGTCGCCGGGGTGCACTTCGGGGAGCATCGCCGCAGGGACGGGACGACCTTCCCGGTGGAGGTGCGGGTGGGACCCGTAGTCTATGACGGACGACGGATGATACTGGCCTCCGCCCGGGACATCACCGAGCGGAAACGGAAGGAGGAGGAGCTCAGGAGGGCCGAGGAAAGGTACCGCAGGCTCATCGAACAGATCCCGGGCATCGTCTACATAGAGGACATAGAGACTGGGGCCACCCTCTACGACAGCCCGAAGATAGAGGAGATCCTGGGCTACCCGGCCGACACCTACAAAAGCGATCCCCACTACTGGCAGAAGATCGTCCATCCCGAGGATCGGGAGCTCCTCCGGCGGGAAGAAGAGAAGGCCCTGAAGACGGGCAAGCTCAGCGTCGAGTACCGGGTCCTGGCCCAGGACGGCAGGGTGGTGTGGGTGCGGGAGGAGGCGATCGTCATCCCCGGCGAACAGGGACAGGCGTCGGTGTGGCAGGGCCTGATCCTGGACATAACCGAGCGCAAGCAGGCCGAACAGGCGCTCTACGAGAGCGAGCAGCGCTTCCGCAGGTCCTTCGACGACGCCCCCATAGGCATGGCCCTCGTAAGCCCGGAGGGGCGCTTCCTGCAGGTCAACCGCGCCCTGTGTGAGATCATCGGCTACCCGCCGGAGCGGCTGATGCAGAAGACCTTCCAGGAGATCACCCACCCGGAGGACCTGGAGAAGGATCTGGCGCTCCTGCGGCGCCTGATGGCCCGGGAGATTCCCAGATACCAGATGGAGAAGCGCTACATCCACGCCTCCGGACGGATCGTGTGGGCCCAGCTGAGCGTCTCGATGGTCACCGACGAGAAGGGCGAGCCCCTCCACTTCATCGGCCAGGTGCAGGACATCACCGAGAGAAAGCGGATAGAGGAGGAGCTGAGGGAGGCCAAGGAGCAGGCAGAGGCGGCGAGCCGGGCGAAGAGCGAGTTCGTGGCCAACATGTCCCACGAGATAAGGACCCCCATGAACGGCATCATCGGCATGGCCGAGCTGCTCCTGGACACCCCGCTGGACCCCGAGCAGGAGGAGTACGCGAGGACCATCCGCTCCTCCGGAGAGACCCTGCTCTCCATCCTCAACGACATCCTGGACTTCTCCAAGATAGAGGCCGGCAGGCTGACGCTGGAGAGGATCCCCTTCGAGATCCATAGGGAGGTCGAGGAGGTCGCCTCGCTGCTCGCCACCCGCGCCCACGCGAAGGGCCTCGAGCTCGTCTGCTTCGTGGAGCCCGAAGTCCCCCCGCTCCTGGAGGGCGACCCCTTCAGGCTCAGGCAGGTCCTCACCAACCTCATCGGCAACGCCATAAAGTTCACCGACGAGGGAGAGGTGGTGGTCCAGGCCTCCCTCTCCGACGGAAGCCCCACTCCGGAGGGGACGGTGGAGCTGCGCTTCGAGGTCACGGACAGCGGCATAGGGATGAGCGAGGAGCAACAGCGGCGCCTCTTCGAGGCCTTCTCCCAGGCCGACGCCTCCACGACCCGCCGCTACGGGGGCACCGGCCTCGGGCTCGCCATAAGCCGCCAGCTGGTGGAGATGATGGGCGGGACGATCGGGGTGCGGAGCAGCCCCGGGGAGGGCTCCACCTTCCACTTCACCGCCCGATTCTCCCTCCCCGGGAGCGACGGCGGCTCCCCGCCGGAGAAGGCCGAAACGTACGTTGGACCGCCGCCCGAGGACCGCGAGAGCCTGGCCGGGTTGAAGGTCCTCATAGTGGACGACAACGCCACGAACAGGACCATCCTCTGCCGCCAGCTCGAGGCCTGGAGGATGCACCCGAAGAGCGTGCCGGGCGCGGAGGAGGCGATGAGGGAGCTCGCGGAGTCCGGGACCTTCGATGGCTCATCCTCCGGATACGAGCTGATCATCCTGGACATGCAGATGCCGGATGTGGACGGTCTCGAGCTCGCCCGCCGGATACGCGAGCGGCTTCCCACAGGAGCCCGAAGCTCACCCCGCCTCCTGCTCCTCACCTCGATGGACCCGGACATAAAGGAGAGGGCCCGCGCCTCGGGGATAGAGGCCACCCTACAGAAACCCGTCCGCCAGTCCCAGCTCTACGACGCCATAGCCAACCTCCTGCAGCGAAAGGAGCGGCGGCCCGCGCCGCGCCCGGCCGCGCGGGAGAGAGCCGCCTCCGGCGGGCTCGTGCTGCTCGCCGAGGACAACCCCGTCAATCAGCGGGTCGCCTCCCGCATGCTGCACAGGCTCGGCTACGAGGTGGAGGTGGCGCAGGACGGCGAGGAGGCGCTGGAGAAGCTCTTCGGCGAGGAGGGACGGGAGTACGCCGCCGTCCTCATGGACATCCAGATGCCGAGGATGGACGGGCTGGAGGCCACCCGCCGCATCCGCAACAAAGAAGAGGAAGAGGGGCTCCCCCGCCTCCCTATCATCGCCATGAGCGCCCACGCCATGCAGGAGGACCGCACGAGGGCCCTGGAAGCGGGGATGGACCACTACATCTCCAAGCCGGTGAAGACGGCGGTGCTCGAGGAGGTACTGGAGCGCTTCGTCCGAAAGAGAGAGAAGGCGTCGCCCGGCGAACCCACCCCCTCCACCGCCGACGAACCCGCCCTGGCCCCGGAGAGCCTGCGGGAGCTCGACGAGCTCGGAGAGGAGGTCTTCGGCGAGCTCGCCGAGCTCTTCCTGGAGGACGCCCCCTCCAGGATAGCGGGTATGAAAGAGGCGCTCGAGAAGGAGGGGAGCTGCGAGGAGCGGGCCCAGAGGCTCCGCGCGCTCTCCCACGCCCTCAAGGGAAGCGCGGCGAGCCTGGGGGCCAAGAGGCTGTCCTCCCTGGCCCAAAAACTGAACGAGGGCACTTCGGCGGCCGCGGTGGAGCGGGAGGAGCAACGGAGAGACCTCCTCCGGCTCATGGAGGAGATCGAGCGGGAGTTCGCGCGGGTCAGGGAGGAGATAGAGGGGCGGCTCAGCTAGAGGGTCTTCGCTCGCGCAGGCGGACCATCGTGAGCGTCGTCCCGCCCCCGGGAGAGGGCGCGTACCGGACTTCGTCCATGATGACGCGCATGAGGTGCACTCCGTAGCCGCTCTCGTGCGCCTGGCTCAGATCTGGGGGGGTGTAGGAGGCGGGATCGAAGGGCTTGCCGGTATCCCTGATGCGGACCACGAGGCGTTCGGCGTCCGCGTCGAGCTCCAGGTCTATGGCGTTCCCGGCCGCCCCGCCGTAGGCGTGCTTTATCACGTTGGTGCAGGCCTCGGAGAGGGCCAGGCCGAGCCGGTGTGTCTCGTCCTCCGGGAAGCCCGCCTCCAGCGCGTGCTCCATCAGCCACCGGCGGGCCCGGGAGACCTCCTCCAACCGGCTGTCTATCCGCAGCTTCGACCTCAAAAGCACCGCCGCTCCCTGGCCCGCCCCACGAAAACGCACTCTCTTTCCAGAAGTCTACCAGCCCGCGGCATTCTCCGGGACAACTGTGGTAGAGTGCTTGCCGTACGGGCGGTAAGGAGAAGGGGAGGAAGGCGTCTTGAATCCCGAGCGTCACGACGTCGGGCGCGGCGAGCCGGAGGGGCGCATCTCCGGCTACAGGGAGCTGGAGCCGGTCGACGGGGTTGGCGCGGTGGAGCTCCTCCCGGAGGGGGACCTCGACATAGAGTCCGCCGAGGAGTTCCGCCGGTCGTTCGAGCAGCTGCTGGACTCAGGGGTGGCGCACTTCTTCGTGAACCTCGGAGGGGTGGGCTACCTGGACAGCACGGGCCTCGGCGCCCTCATGCAACTCTACCGGCGAGCCAGGGAGGCCGGCGGGGCGGCCCGCTTCTACGACCTGCGCCCGGAGGTGCGGGAGATCTTCCGCCTCACCCACCTGGACAGGATCATCGACATAGACCAGAAGCGCGAAGCCGTCCTCTCGGGCGTCGAGGGGAGGAAGGGAACCGGAAGGAGCTGAGTCGCACCGGGACGAGGGATCCAGCGGATGAGGACGCGCCTGGCGCACCTTCTCCGGCGGGGCGGGCAAGCCGGGAAACGTCCAGCCCGGACGCTCGCCTACGCCGAGACTGCCGCCGCCCTGGTCATCATCGTAGGCGCCGGGCTGCTCCTGCAACCGCAGAACCCGGGGTTCGTCGGGGTCTCTCCCCACCCCTTCTGGCTCGTCGTGATCCCCGTAGCCGCCCTGCACGGAAGCCCTCCGGGATATGCGGCGGGGGCGGCCTCCGCGCTGGTCTACCTGGGGCTCACCGCCGTGCAGGCGGGTTCGGTCACCAATCCCGCCCTCCTGCGCCCGGACCTCCTTCTCGAACCCGTCCTCTTCCTGGTGGCCGGCGGGGCCCTCGGGGAGCTCAGGGAGGCCCAGCGGCGGCGGGAGGAGGCCCTCCTGCAGCGTCAGGAGGAGCTGGAGAGGGACCTGCAGGACCTCGCCCAGCGCTACCTGGCCTCCGTGGAGCTCGCCCGCGAGCTCGAGCGCAGGATCGCCGACCAGACCTCTACCGTCACCACGCTCTACGAGGCAGCGAAGGCGCTAGAGCGGCTGGAGGTCGAGGAGCTCTCCCCGGCGGTACTGGAGCTGGCCAGCAGCTTCGTCGACGTGGAGGCATGTTCACTCTACCTGCTCAGGGACGGCCGTTTCGTCCTTGCGGCCGGCCGGCCGGAGAATGCCTCTCGTCCGCGGGAGCTGGACGTCTCGGGCGGGCTCCCCGCGATCGTGAGCTCCGAGCGCCGGACGGCCACCGTACACGAGCTCCTCACCGAGCCAACCCCCGGCCGCCTGGCCCGCCAGCCGATGCTGATGGCCGCGCCCATACTAGACACCGACGGCGAGGTGGCCGGGATGCTGGTCGCCGAGCGGATGCCCTTCCTGCGCTTCACCCCGGCCGCAACGCGGCTGTTCACGCTGCTCGGAGACTGGGCCTCGAGCGCCTTCCAGCGGGCGCTGCGCTTCCAGCAGACGCGCGACAGGAACGTCGAGGACGAGCTCACCGGCGCCTACAACCACGCCTACCTGCTCAAGCGGGCCGAGGAGGAGGTCTTCCGGGCCAGGACCTACGGCGTCCCGCTCTCGCTGCTGGCGCTCCGGGCGGAGGACCACGAACGGATTCCCCCGGTGCGGCTTCCGGGGGTGCTGCGAACCCTGAGCCTGGTCTTTCGCCACCACATCCGCCCCGTCGACGTCCTGGGGAAACACGCCGAGGAGGGCACCTTCCTGCTGCTGCTCCCCCACCTCACCGCCGGGGAGGCCGAGGCGCTGGCGGAGAAACTCCGGAGGGAGGTCGAGGGTTTCGGCTTCAAGCCCTTCGAGACGGACGACCGCACCCTTCGGCTGTGCACGGGAAGGGCCACGTTCTCCGGAGCCGGAGGAGCTCGGGAGCTGGTGGAGGCCGCGGTGCGCTCCCTCGGGAAGGGGAGCGGATGATGGGACCGCTGCTGTGGCTCGTGAGCTTCCCGCTGGAGACGGCGGCGGGCTGGCTACTGTTGGGCGGGAGTCCGGGGCGCATCATCGCCTCCGTGGCGGTGCACGCGGCGGCCTGCTGCGTCTTCGGCTGCTCACTGCTCCGGGCCAGGGGAAGGGGCTGGCCGATGGTGGGCTTCACGCTCTCGCTGGTGGTCTTCCCGCTCGCCGGGATGCTCGCCGCGGCCCTGGCCTACGCGGCGGCGGCGCTCCCCCAGCCACGGTGGCGCCCCTCCGGAGAACCCGAGGTGAGAGAGGAAGACCCCCTCTCGCGGGCAAGGAGGGTGGAGATCTCGCTGCTCGAAGAGCGGGAGGTGGAGCCGGTGGTGGACGTGCTGCGGGAGGAAGACCCGGAGGCCAAGCGGGCGGCGATCGAGCGGCTCGCGCTGCGGCGCGACTCGGAGGCGATCCGGGTGCTTCGGGGGCTGCTGCACGACCCGTCCCCCGAGGCGCGGCTGTTCGCCTCGCTGACCCTCTCCCGGCTGGAGGACGAGATCGGCAAGGAGATCCTCGCCGCCCGCCGGGACGCCGAGAGAGCCCCGGAGGACCCGGCGGCGCGCGAGCGTCTCGCAGACCTCTACCTCGAGTACGCCCTCAGCGGGCTGCTGGAGGACGCCGCCCGGGACTACTATCTCAGGATGGCCTGCGAGGAGTACGAGGCTGCCCTCCGGGCCGGGGCCGGGAAGGGGCGCAACGGTCTGCGCCTCGCCCGGGCCCATCTGGGGCTCGGCGAGATCGCGCAGGCCGCCGGGCTCCTCGACGAGCTGGGCCGCGAGCGCCCCGACGACCCGGAGGTGCACCTGCTCCGGATGGAGACGATCTTCGACTTCGGCGACCTGCGGGAGCTCAAAACGTACGCCCGGCGGGTACTCGGGCGCCTGCCCGAGGGCTCCGAGGCCCGCGAGCTCGCCGGATGGTGGGCCGGGGAGGCCGAGGGTGGCGCGTAACGGCGGGGTGGTGGACGTGTGCCTGGTCGTCGAGGGGACCTACCCCTACGTCCGGGGCGGGGTCTCCTCCTGGGTGCACAACCTCATCCGGGGGCTCCCGGAGAAGAGCTTCAGGGTGCTCTTCATCGGGCCGTCGCCCGAGATGGACTACGAGGAGCGCTACGAGCTGCCGGAGAACCTCCTGGGCATCGACAAGGTCTACGCCCAGGACTTCCGGCCGGAGAGCATGAGGAGCCCGGTAGCCGGGAAAGACTCCCGGAAGGGCTGGGAGATCCTGCGGAGCTTCCACGAGCATCTCGCGCAGGGGCGGGGGGTGCCGCTCTTCGACGAGGTCTACGCCGCGGCCGGGAACCCCAAGAGCCGCTCGCTCGGGGTGCAGGATCTCTTCCGCTCGCCCGAGTCCTGGCGGATGGTGGTGGACCTCTACCGCAGAAACGGCCGCGACGCCTCCTTCGTGGACTACTACTGGACCTGGCGCTTCACACACCTGCCGCTCTTCCAGATGATGCAGGCCGAGGTCCCTCCGGCCAGGGTCTACCACACCGTCTCCACCGGCTACGCCGGGTTCCTGGCGGCGCTGGCCAAAAAGCGGACCGGCTCCCCCATGATCGTCACCGAGCACGGCATCTACACCCGGGAGCGGAGCATCGAGATAGCGCAGGCCGACTGGATCCACGTCACCGAGCCCCAGGACTACAGGATCCGGCGCACCCAGGGCTTCTTCAAGCAGTGGTGGACCAACATGTTCAGGATGATGAGCCGGCTCTGCTACCAGGAGGCGGACCGGGTGATCACCATAACCCAGGTCAACCAGCGCTACCAGCTCGAAGAGGGGGCAGCACCCGAGAGTATGCTGGTCATCCCCAACGGCATAAGGCCCGAGAGGTTCCGCCCGGCCCGCGAGGCCCGACGCCCGGAGGAGGAGTTCGTCGTGGGGTTCGTCGGCCGGGTCGTCCCCATAAAGGACGTCAAGACCTTCATCCGGGCCATCAAGCTGGCCGAGCCTGAGATCCCCAACCTTCGGGCCTACGTCGTAGGCCCCAACGAGGAGGATCCGGAGTACTTCGCCGAGTGCCGCCAGCTCACCTCGCTCCTCGGGCTGGAGGACAGGATCGTCTACACCGGTCCCCAGGACGTGCTGGAGTACTACCGACGGATGCACGTGCTGGTGATCACCAGCATCAGCGAGGGTCAGCCGCTGGTCATCCTGGAGGCCAACAGCGCCGGGGTGCCGGTGGTGGCCACCAACGTGGGCGCCTGCGCCGAGCTGATCCACGGCCGCACCCCCGAAGACCGGGCGCTGGGCCCCGGGGGCATCGTCACCGCGGTGGCCAGCCCCCGGGAGACGGCCGACGCCCTCATCCGGCTGGCCCGGAACCCACGGTTGCGAGAGAAGATGGCGCGGGCCGGCACAGTCCGGATGGAGCGCTTCTACCGGGAGGACGAGCTGAACAGGACTTATCTCGGGATCTACGACGAGCTGGTGAAGGGGGGCTGAGAGGTGGCGGGTATAGGCTTCGAGCTGCAAAAGGCCCTCCGGGAGGAGAGCTACCTCGGCAAGATCCGGGGCTACCTCTACGCGGCGGTAATCTCCTCCGGTCCCTGGCTGCTCTCCGTGGTGGCGCTCAGCCTGCTCGGGGTCGTCTCGGCGACCTTTCTTTCGCGCGAGGCCGTGGCCCTCTTCGCGGCCACCATCACCCACACCTTCGCCGTCTCGCTCATCACCACCGGCCTGATACAGATGGTCGTCACCCGCTACCTCGCCGACGAGCTCTACATGAACCGTCCGGAGTCGGTCGGGCCCACCTTCGTAGCCGTCCTGGTTCTCTCCAGCGGGGTGCAGTTCGTGATCATAAACGCCCTGCTGGCCCTCACCGACCTCCCGCTCGGCTACCGGCTCCCGGCGGCGGCGCTCTACGTCGCCGTGAGCGGCCTCTGGGTGGCGATGGTCTTCCTCTCGGCCGCCCGCGACTACCTCTCCATCGTGGCGGCCTTCGCGGCCGGGTATCTGATCAGCTTCCTCGCCGCCGCGCTGCTCGGCTCGCGCTACGGGCTCTCGGCCTACCTGATGGGCTTCGCCGGCGGGCAGATGATCGCGCTGGGCCTGCTCTCGGCCCGGGTGCTGGCGGAGTTCGAGCCGGAGAGACCGTTGAACCTGAGCTTCGCCGGCTACTTCCGGCGCTACCCCTCCCTGGCGGCAATCGGCCTGACCTACAACCTGGGGCTGTGGGCGGACAAGATCGTCTTCTGGATCTCCCCGACCGGGGTGGACGTGGGGAGCTTCATGAACGTCTTCCAGCCCTACGACACCTCGTTCTTCGTGGCGAGCCTGGTGATCATCCCGTCCCTCGCCCTGTTCACCGTGAACATCGAGACGGACTTCTACACCCACTACAGGAGCTTCTACGACGCCATCCAGAGCCGGCTGAGCCTGGGGGACCTGCTAGCCGCGAAACGGGGCATGGCCCGCTCCCTGAAAGGGAGCTACCTCTCC
The Rubrobacter xylanophilus genome window above contains:
- a CDS encoding acetamidase/formamidase family protein; the protein is MQVREHVVEIDPSRPLAEEPDRGHNRWHEALEPVLEVEPGDLVVYETRDAFDGQLGPASTGQDVGSLDLGPVHPLTGPVYVKGAEPGDLLEVELVGIEADPWEGWGYTVEVPGFGFLRDHFPEPYIVHWRLHEGYAESEQLPGVRIRYNPHPGVFGVAPSAELRRRAAEREAEAAQRGGFALPPDPDGAVPAGEPVASEGLRTVPPRENAGNIDIKQFSPGTTMLIPVHVEGALVSTGDVHFAQGDCEACGTAIEMRSRVRVRFGLRKGEAARRGIRDLQFFRDTYFTAPELAAPRRFYATTGICVESGGANRSEDLTLAARNALLNMIGHLETRGFDRQQAYALCSVAVDLRISQTVDVPNLLVSALLPLDIFV
- a CDS encoding PAS domain-containing hybrid sensor histidine kinase/response regulator, whose amino-acid sequence is MRRLLPAAVLISVLIGWLRFEGERAGLYGTTTGVVMMTAANILVVLALMLWGARMLRRVERGRTAAEENYRSIYENAVEGIFQSTPEGKLITANPAMARMFGYGSPREMVSEMTDLGSQLWEKPEDRERFVEKLRREGSVSGFEARLRRRDGSPLWASLSGRAVTDGEGRVVRLEGAVQDISWRKRQEEALEESRRQFRDLFERSVDALLIHDGEGNIADCNAEACRSLGYSREELLRMNVRDFATNLVRRDHRPPGEPTLWERALSGDPGVVAGVHFGEHRRRDGTTFPVEVRVGPVVYDGRRMILASARDITERKRKEEELRRAEERYRRLIEQIPGIVYIEDIETGATLYDSPKIEEILGYPADTYKSDPHYWQKIVHPEDRELLRREEEKALKTGKLSVEYRVLAQDGRVVWVREEAIVIPGEQGQASVWQGLILDITERKQAEQALYESEQRFRRSFDDAPIGMALVSPEGRFLQVNRALCEIIGYPPERLMQKTFQEITHPEDLEKDLALLRRLMAREIPRYQMEKRYIHASGRIVWAQLSVSMVTDEKGEPLHFIGQVQDITERKRIEEELREAKEQAEAASRAKSEFVANMSHEIRTPMNGIIGMAELLLDTPLDPEQEEYARTIRSSGETLLSILNDILDFSKIEAGRLTLERIPFEIHREVEEVASLLATRAHAKGLELVCFVEPEVPPLLEGDPFRLRQVLTNLIGNAIKFTDEGEVVVQASLSDGSPTPEGTVELRFEVTDSGIGMSEEQQRRLFEAFSQADASTTRRYGGTGLGLAISRQLVEMMGGTIGVRSSPGEGSTFHFTARFSLPGSDGGSPPEKAETYVGPPPEDRESLAGLKVLIVDDNATNRTILCRQLEAWRMHPKSVPGAEEAMRELAESGTFDGSSSGYELIILDMQMPDVDGLELARRIRERLPTGARSSPRLLLLTSMDPDIKERARASGIEATLQKPVRQSQLYDAIANLLQRKERRPAPRPAARERAASGGLVLLAEDNPVNQRVASRMLHRLGYEVEVAQDGEEALEKLFGEEGREYAAVLMDIQMPRMDGLEATRRIRNKEEEEGLPRLPIIAMSAHAMQEDRTRALEAGMDHYISKPVKTAVLEEVLERFVRKREKASPGEPTPSTADEPALAPESLRELDELGEEVFGELAELFLEDAPSRIAGMKEALEKEGSCEERAQRLRALSHALKGSAASLGAKRLSSLAQKLNEGTSAAAVEREEQRRDLLRLMEEIEREFARVREEIEGRLS
- a CDS encoding ATP-binding protein; the encoded protein is MRSKLRIDSRLEEVSRARRWLMEHALEAGFPEDETHRLGLALSEACTNVIKHAYGGAAGNAIDLELDADAERLVVRIRDTGKPFDPASYTPPDLSQAHESGYGVHLMRVIMDEVRYAPSPGGGTTLTMVRLRERRPSS
- a CDS encoding STAS domain-containing protein, whose product is MNPERHDVGRGEPEGRISGYRELEPVDGVGAVELLPEGDLDIESAEEFRRSFEQLLDSGVAHFFVNLGGVGYLDSTGLGALMQLYRRAREAGGAARFYDLRPEVREIFRLTHLDRIIDIDQKREAVLSGVEGRKGTGRS
- a CDS encoding GAF domain-containing protein, whose product is MRTRLAHLLRRGGQAGKRPARTLAYAETAAALVIIVGAGLLLQPQNPGFVGVSPHPFWLVVIPVAALHGSPPGYAAGAASALVYLGLTAVQAGSVTNPALLRPDLLLEPVLFLVAGGALGELREAQRRREEALLQRQEELERDLQDLAQRYLASVELARELERRIADQTSTVTTLYEAAKALERLEVEELSPAVLELASSFVDVEACSLYLLRDGRFVLAAGRPENASRPRELDVSGGLPAIVSSERRTATVHELLTEPTPGRLARQPMLMAAPILDTDGEVAGMLVAERMPFLRFTPAATRLFTLLGDWASSAFQRALRFQQTRDRNVEDELTGAYNHAYLLKRAEEEVFRARTYGVPLSLLALRAEDHERIPPVRLPGVLRTLSLVFRHHIRPVDVLGKHAEEGTFLLLLPHLTAGEAEALAEKLRREVEGFGFKPFETDDRTLRLCTGRATFSGAGGARELVEAAVRSLGKGSG
- a CDS encoding HEAT repeat domain-containing protein gives rise to the protein MMGPLLWLVSFPLETAAGWLLLGGSPGRIIASVAVHAAACCVFGCSLLRARGRGWPMVGFTLSLVVFPLAGMLAAALAYAAAALPQPRWRPSGEPEVREEDPLSRARRVEISLLEEREVEPVVDVLREEDPEAKRAAIERLALRRDSEAIRVLRGLLHDPSPEARLFASLTLSRLEDEIGKEILAARRDAERAPEDPAARERLADLYLEYALSGLLEDAARDYYLRMACEEYEAALRAGAGKGRNGLRLARAHLGLGEIAQAAGLLDELGRERPDDPEVHLLRMETIFDFGDLRELKTYARRVLGRLPEGSEARELAGWWAGEAEGGA
- the pelF gene encoding GT4 family glycosyltransferase PelF; the protein is MARNGGVVDVCLVVEGTYPYVRGGVSSWVHNLIRGLPEKSFRVLFIGPSPEMDYEERYELPENLLGIDKVYAQDFRPESMRSPVAGKDSRKGWEILRSFHEHLAQGRGVPLFDEVYAAAGNPKSRSLGVQDLFRSPESWRMVVDLYRRNGRDASFVDYYWTWRFTHLPLFQMMQAEVPPARVYHTVSTGYAGFLAALAKKRTGSPMIVTEHGIYTRERSIEIAQADWIHVTEPQDYRIRRTQGFFKQWWTNMFRMMSRLCYQEADRVITITQVNQRYQLEEGAAPESMLVIPNGIRPERFRPAREARRPEEEFVVGFVGRVVPIKDVKTFIRAIKLAEPEIPNLRAYVVGPNEEDPEYFAECRQLTSLLGLEDRIVYTGPQDVLEYYRRMHVLVITSISEGQPLVILEANSAGVPVVATNVGACAELIHGRTPEDRALGPGGIVTAVASPRETADALIRLARNPRLREKMARAGTVRMERFYREDELNRTYLGIYDELVKGG
- the pelG gene encoding exopolysaccharide Pel transporter PelG; this translates as MAGIGFELQKALREESYLGKIRGYLYAAVISSGPWLLSVVALSLLGVVSATFLSREAVALFAATITHTFAVSLITTGLIQMVVTRYLADELYMNRPESVGPTFVAVLVLSSGVQFVIINALLALTDLPLGYRLPAAALYVAVSGLWVAMVFLSAARDYLSIVAAFAAGYLISFLAAALLGSRYGLSAYLMGFAGGQMIALGLLSARVLAEFEPERPLNLSFAGYFRRYPSLAAIGLTYNLGLWADKIVFWISPTGVDVGSFMNVFQPYDTSFFVASLVIIPSLALFTVNIETDFYTHYRSFYDAIQSRLSLGDLLAAKRGMARSLKGSYLSLFKVQGAVALLSVTVLTPLTRIMNLPPGYWPLFRVMVLGMSAQVFLLFTVLILLYLDLRGSALAACCTFLAANVVLTALTIPAGPGLYGYGFLAASVLGALFSVALLRERFGKLEYLTFSRQPMSS